The proteins below come from a single Archangium lipolyticum genomic window:
- a CDS encoding phage tail sheath protein, with the protein MSGLVFEARARAPVSAPERADIACFVGFIRRSSAPISPEIRTWLLENGWSQSPLLEDVPAPIERWNDFDRHFDWEGTYLGAAVRSFFAQGGRKCYVIRMADPWLEGADRPTRLSSLEKLLPGTGKLFRASPIDRSTWHGAAHLFGLPDVSFLCLPDLAAAVAMDGKPLPPPIEPPRPPEVFVECTQELPAPLDSFFSTRTAPRCDQEGYGAWARFLERVKELLSSRYLRDVQLVAALPLPYPGTSERAGTHTSFTEELTEDNPYAFLLAHEHFARFQSAFVQLVYPWVRTPGSALLPEELESPDGLLAGVLARNALLRGSFRSVMNLGLADVHELFPVLGRGTLSMPPSVNGGQAVRPLPERVSVLGPTPGGLRVLSDVTTSPLESWRQGGVNRLFSVLIRALRRAGHNVLFEPSHERTWRDLTQRIEFVLVRLWEAGALRGTTAREAFQVRCDRTTMTQDDLDAGRLVAEVVFDAAAAIERIHVVLTLVEGGPISLRMEEEP; encoded by the coding sequence ATGAGCGGCCTCGTCTTCGAAGCCAGAGCCCGTGCGCCAGTGAGTGCGCCCGAGCGTGCGGACATCGCCTGTTTCGTGGGCTTCATCCGCCGCTCCAGCGCGCCCATCTCTCCGGAGATCCGGACATGGCTCCTGGAGAACGGGTGGAGCCAGTCCCCGCTCCTGGAGGACGTGCCAGCGCCCATCGAGCGCTGGAACGACTTCGACCGGCACTTCGACTGGGAGGGAACGTACCTGGGCGCCGCGGTCCGCTCGTTCTTCGCCCAGGGCGGGCGCAAGTGCTACGTCATCCGCATGGCCGATCCCTGGCTCGAGGGAGCCGATCGGCCAACCCGCCTCTCCTCGCTGGAGAAGTTGCTCCCCGGCACCGGGAAGCTATTTCGCGCCTCGCCCATCGACCGGAGCACCTGGCATGGGGCGGCGCACCTCTTCGGCCTGCCGGATGTGTCGTTCCTCTGCCTGCCGGACCTCGCCGCCGCGGTCGCGATGGATGGCAAGCCCCTGCCTCCTCCCATCGAGCCTCCGCGGCCCCCGGAGGTCTTCGTCGAATGTACCCAGGAGCTCCCGGCGCCCCTGGACTCATTCTTCTCCACGCGGACCGCGCCCCGGTGTGACCAGGAGGGATACGGCGCCTGGGCTCGATTCCTGGAGAGGGTGAAGGAGCTGCTGAGCAGCCGCTATCTGCGTGATGTACAGCTCGTGGCGGCCCTGCCCCTCCCCTACCCGGGTACGAGCGAGCGCGCCGGCACGCACACGTCCTTCACCGAGGAGCTCACCGAGGACAACCCCTACGCCTTCCTGCTCGCCCACGAGCACTTCGCGCGGTTCCAGAGCGCCTTCGTGCAGCTCGTCTACCCGTGGGTCCGCACGCCCGGCTCGGCCCTGTTGCCCGAGGAGCTCGAGAGCCCCGACGGTCTGCTAGCCGGCGTGCTCGCCCGCAACGCGCTCCTGAGAGGCTCGTTCCGGAGCGTGATGAACCTGGGCCTGGCGGACGTCCACGAGCTCTTTCCCGTTCTCGGCCGGGGCACGCTCTCCATGCCCCCTTCCGTGAACGGCGGACAGGCCGTGCGCCCCCTGCCGGAACGGGTGTCCGTGCTCGGACCGACTCCCGGCGGGCTCCGCGTCCTCTCCGACGTCACCACCAGCCCCCTCGAGAGCTGGCGGCAGGGCGGAGTGAACCGGCTGTTCTCCGTGCTCATCCGCGCCCTCCGGCGGGCGGGCCACAACGTCCTGTTCGAGCCCTCCCATGAGCGCACCTGGCGCGACCTGACGCAGCGGATCGAGTTCGTCCTCGTCCGGCTCTGGGAGGCGGGTGCCCTGCGCGGAACGACCGCGCGCGAGGCATTCCAGGTCCGCTGCGACCGGACCACGATGACGCAGGATGATCTGGATGCCGGCAGGCTGGTGGCGGAGGTGGTGTTCGACGCCGCGGCGGCCATCGAGCGCATCCATGTCGTCCTGACCCTGGTCGAGGGCGGCCCCATCTCGCTGCGGATGGAGGAAGAGCCATGA
- a CDS encoding phage tail protein, producing the protein MSQPIDPLFTFQFELAFQDEPLAGSEGTQTPSLAGAFSECTGLEATMEPKVIKAGGYNYGAHQRVGPVTFATVVLKRGISRDGRLFQWFQRVATGDYGHRRSVQIHLKRWVNSASRENPVMKQEIVLTWRLDRALPIKFKAADFNARGTEVGIEELHLAHEGLTLDTKAG; encoded by the coding sequence ATGAGCCAGCCGATCGATCCGCTCTTCACGTTCCAATTCGAGCTCGCCTTCCAGGATGAGCCGCTCGCGGGAAGCGAGGGGACGCAGACCCCTTCCCTCGCGGGTGCCTTCTCCGAGTGCACGGGCCTGGAGGCCACCATGGAGCCCAAGGTCATCAAGGCCGGCGGGTACAACTACGGGGCCCATCAACGGGTGGGGCCGGTGACGTTCGCGACGGTGGTGCTCAAGCGTGGCATCTCCCGCGATGGCAGGCTCTTCCAGTGGTTCCAGCGGGTGGCCACCGGGGATTACGGACACCGCCGCTCGGTGCAGATCCATCTCAAGCGGTGGGTCAACTCCGCTTCCAGGGAGAATCCCGTGATGAAGCAGGAGATCGTGCTCACGTGGAGGCTGGATCGGGCGCTCCCCATCAAGTTCAAGGCGGCGGACTTCAACGCCCGGGGGACCGAGGTGGGCATCGAGGAGCTGCACCTCGCCCACGAAGGGCTGACCCTCGATACGAAGGCGGGATGA
- a CDS encoding putative baseplate assembly protein, translated as MPIVPPRLDDRNFEDLVEELLARIPAHTPEWTHARVGDPGRTLLELFAWLADTVLYRANLIPERQRLAFLKLLGIQMRPATAATGVVSVHAENPTPQSTQVLLPSTELKGPVSFETRTELTVLPLLAETYYKRPLTDSERKQMAGLLPGLSRVYGLGPRETASYYVTTPLFPNGAAETAGFDLIERTVDRCLWIALLAPEVKNTQDKDATKKAVEALRHELSTGSNGSPRLLSVGVMPSIEVPALMEDIGPRARIPHQWELTGTVDAKGNPTYHPLTVSHDSTLGLTRRGVIHLLMPGNGIDAPPNEVRDDLKAGVGDRPPRMDDVNRARRLVAWLRLRPTVKLSRLSLSWVGINAVEIEQLRTFAPLVIGQSDGAADQEMRLPTGSIERESFQLEVEEPGVGYRPWAAVEDLETVGRDAAVFRLDAEAGTVRFGNGMRGRIPPVGMRVRAARMRAGGGVAGNLPPGTLKSFRVNALTLDKKAPGITLKVEQSLPTLGGQDSETLTEAERRIPATLRHGQRAVTAEDYRWLASDSPGATPGRVEVLPRFKPHQRRENVPGVVSVMVLPPSSAFRAPNPRPDRPFLEAVHAHLDARRPLATELYVIGCEYVPLGVATGITVREGFGRETVVNAVREALFRWLWPLPPGGPKGEGWPLARAVRDRELEVAIAQVPGVDTITGVRLFSAGTMVGLSPAARQAGGAASARIEVRPASSDTQKGPSGSALPALTSQATSNWKPLSPDPAMAVELVLRHWQLPELMAVVIDADGGLPDDLRGAPDPFGGTGPGGGVAVPVVPEVC; from the coding sequence ATGCCCATCGTCCCTCCCCGTCTCGATGATCGGAACTTCGAGGATCTCGTCGAGGAGCTCCTCGCCCGCATTCCCGCGCACACCCCCGAGTGGACCCACGCGCGCGTGGGAGACCCGGGGCGCACGTTGCTGGAGCTGTTCGCCTGGCTGGCGGACACCGTGCTCTACCGGGCCAACCTCATCCCCGAGCGGCAGCGGCTCGCCTTCCTCAAGCTGCTCGGCATCCAGATGCGGCCGGCCACCGCCGCCACCGGCGTGGTGAGCGTGCACGCCGAGAACCCGACGCCACAGTCCACCCAGGTGCTGCTGCCGTCCACCGAGCTCAAGGGGCCCGTGTCCTTCGAGACGCGGACGGAGCTCACCGTGCTGCCCCTGTTGGCGGAGACCTATTACAAGCGGCCCCTCACCGACTCCGAGCGCAAGCAGATGGCCGGGCTGCTCCCGGGCCTGTCCCGCGTCTACGGGCTCGGCCCCCGGGAGACAGCCTCGTACTACGTCACCACGCCCCTCTTCCCCAATGGCGCCGCCGAGACGGCCGGGTTCGATCTCATCGAGCGGACCGTGGACCGCTGCCTGTGGATCGCCCTGCTCGCGCCCGAGGTGAAGAACACGCAGGACAAGGACGCGACGAAGAAGGCGGTGGAGGCCCTGCGCCATGAGCTGTCCACGGGCTCCAACGGCTCGCCCCGCCTGCTCAGCGTGGGCGTCATGCCCTCCATCGAGGTGCCCGCGCTGATGGAGGACATCGGCCCGCGCGCACGCATCCCCCACCAGTGGGAGCTCACCGGTACGGTCGATGCGAAGGGCAACCCCACCTACCACCCGCTCACGGTGTCCCACGACTCGACGCTCGGCCTCACCCGCCGCGGTGTCATCCATCTGCTCATGCCGGGCAACGGCATCGACGCGCCCCCCAACGAGGTCCGCGACGATCTGAAAGCAGGTGTCGGGGACCGTCCCCCCCGCATGGATGACGTGAACCGCGCCAGGCGCCTCGTCGCGTGGCTGCGGCTGCGGCCCACCGTGAAGCTCTCACGCCTGTCGCTGAGCTGGGTGGGCATCAACGCGGTGGAAATCGAGCAGCTCCGCACGTTCGCTCCGCTCGTCATCGGCCAGAGCGACGGCGCCGCGGACCAGGAGATGCGCCTGCCCACGGGCTCCATCGAGCGCGAGTCGTTCCAACTCGAGGTGGAGGAGCCGGGCGTGGGCTACCGGCCCTGGGCCGCCGTGGAGGATCTGGAGACGGTGGGGCGGGACGCGGCCGTCTTCCGGCTCGACGCGGAGGCGGGCACCGTCCGCTTCGGCAATGGGATGAGGGGCCGGATTCCCCCCGTGGGGATGCGCGTGCGCGCGGCCCGGATGCGCGCGGGCGGCGGTGTGGCCGGCAACCTCCCGCCGGGCACCCTCAAGAGCTTCCGCGTCAACGCCCTCACGCTCGACAAGAAGGCGCCCGGCATCACGCTGAAGGTGGAGCAGAGCCTGCCCACGCTGGGCGGACAGGACTCGGAGACACTCACCGAGGCCGAGCGGCGCATCCCGGCCACCCTGCGCCACGGCCAGCGCGCCGTCACCGCCGAGGACTACCGGTGGCTCGCCTCCGACAGCCCGGGAGCGACCCCGGGCCGCGTGGAGGTGCTGCCCCGCTTCAAGCCACACCAGCGCCGCGAGAACGTGCCCGGCGTGGTCAGCGTCATGGTGCTGCCTCCCTCCAGCGCCTTCCGCGCCCCCAATCCGCGCCCGGATCGCCCCTTCCTGGAGGCCGTCCACGCGCACCTGGACGCGCGCCGCCCGCTGGCCACCGAGCTGTACGTCATCGGCTGCGAGTACGTGCCGCTCGGCGTGGCCACCGGCATCACCGTGCGCGAGGGCTTCGGCCGCGAGACGGTGGTGAACGCCGTGCGCGAGGCCCTCTTCCGCTGGTTGTGGCCGCTGCCTCCCGGCGGGCCCAAGGGCGAGGGCTGGCCGCTCGCGCGCGCCGTGCGTGACCGGGAGCTGGAGGTGGCGATCGCCCAGGTGCCCGGCGTGGACACCATCACCGGCGTGCGCCTGTTCAGCGCCGGGACGATGGTGGGCCTCTCTCCCGCCGCGCGTCAGGCGGGCGGGGCGGCCTCGGCACGCATCGAGGTGCGCCCGGCCTCCTCGGACACACAAAAAGGCCCGTCCGGCTCCGCGCTCCCCGCGCTCACCAGCCAGGCCACCTCGAACTGGAAGCCGCTGAGCCCGGATCCGGCCATGGCCGTCGAGCTCGTCCTCCGGCACTGGCAGCTCCCCGAATTGATGGCCGTGGTCATCGACGCGGACGGCGGGCTGCCGGACGACCTGCGTGGAGCGCCGGATCCGTTCGGCGGAACGGGCCCCGGTGGAGGGGTGGCCGTGCCCGTCGTTCCCGAGGTCTGCTGA
- a CDS encoding phage tail protein has protein sequence MDANQLRFWMLADPLRQWEPIPGAPSPDALQETPPPPDVYLDASRRSVRLASSPGAISWDETNSQVDAEQLLFRTPGTLDAFGTWAYLDPAASAVMAAGAGAEPIRLLTFDPNNPLTLPTDLVLGHDDVLYVAAGGGKVLLKEPRDRWELTTVSAEGFDAWRLAPAPQGGVFAIPRPTALFVPPDSNDTTRVQLARVSGRPVPREVLRERAPPVFRPRGEETDPPRMSLVLDAPPLQGEVIVGIATSPEGRVALLSWVYDATRAGATRDDARLRFFTGSGLTAPITLEQARRPFSFAWLSADRIAVLLRIDTEAVIAVAYLLGKEGQAASPLGDYYPLTEHDGGPFLHGLESPPRYRALDGSPAPLHPLSLPSFVTEGSMRNMAGPEAPLLDGGNPRAVWHRLYLEASIPPGCGIRVFLAATNTPLRPGDDEDGEPRNWHEHVFGDVAPGRAANHVPRGVWLPSSSEVPFHPGLMPCTPEPGRRGLFTALIQRAGLRVRTLRGRYLWVKVQLVGDGRSTPELFALRAHAPRFSYAEHYLPELYREQLFGEETHEEGPSTPADFLERFLGLAEGILTPIEDRIASASLLTEPRTVPEESLEWLANWIGFSFDSALPRERRRQMMEAAPRIRPWRGTLRGLSLALDALTQGAVTQGGLVIVEEFRLRRTFSTILGIDLTDEDDPLLPGLYRSGNSFVGDTLFLGDEQHKEFLALFGEDIPNTAQEEAAVEEFFRRLAHRVTVLVHQGFDAREFGLIQRMAELESPAHVSLSVKLASKPLMVGVASLIGIDTYLGPTPKPEPMRVGHSALGSKNLIERPPSLDPRLHAGG, from the coding sequence ATGGACGCCAACCAACTGCGCTTCTGGATGTTGGCGGACCCGCTCCGCCAGTGGGAGCCCATCCCGGGGGCACCGTCTCCCGACGCTCTCCAGGAGACACCTCCTCCTCCCGACGTCTACCTGGACGCGAGCCGCCGCTCCGTGCGTCTGGCGAGCTCTCCCGGGGCGATCTCCTGGGACGAGACGAACAGTCAGGTGGATGCCGAGCAGCTCCTCTTCCGGACGCCGGGCACGCTCGACGCCTTCGGAACCTGGGCGTACCTGGACCCGGCCGCCAGCGCCGTCATGGCCGCGGGAGCGGGCGCCGAGCCGATCCGTCTCCTCACCTTCGATCCCAACAACCCCCTCACCCTGCCCACCGACCTGGTGCTCGGCCACGATGACGTGCTGTATGTCGCCGCGGGTGGAGGCAAGGTCCTCCTGAAGGAGCCCCGCGACCGTTGGGAGCTGACGACGGTCTCCGCGGAGGGCTTCGATGCCTGGCGGCTCGCCCCGGCTCCACAGGGTGGGGTCTTCGCCATCCCGCGTCCCACCGCCCTCTTCGTGCCCCCTGACTCCAACGACACCACGCGGGTCCAGCTCGCCCGGGTCTCCGGCCGCCCCGTGCCCCGGGAGGTGCTCCGCGAGCGCGCCCCGCCGGTCTTCCGCCCGCGGGGAGAGGAAACGGATCCTCCCAGGATGTCACTCGTCCTGGACGCGCCTCCCCTCCAGGGCGAGGTGATCGTCGGCATCGCCACCAGCCCCGAGGGCCGGGTTGCCCTGCTGAGCTGGGTGTACGACGCCACCCGTGCTGGCGCGACCCGGGATGACGCGCGGCTGCGCTTCTTCACGGGAAGCGGCCTGACGGCTCCCATCACCCTCGAGCAGGCCCGCAGGCCCTTCAGCTTCGCGTGGCTCTCGGCCGATCGCATCGCCGTGCTCCTGCGCATCGACACGGAGGCGGTCATCGCCGTGGCCTACCTGCTCGGGAAGGAAGGCCAGGCCGCTTCCCCGCTCGGAGACTACTACCCGCTCACCGAGCACGACGGCGGCCCCTTCCTGCACGGCCTGGAGTCGCCACCCCGCTACCGCGCCCTGGACGGCTCCCCCGCCCCCCTGCACCCGCTCTCGCTCCCGTCCTTCGTGACGGAAGGCTCCATGCGGAACATGGCGGGTCCCGAGGCGCCCCTGCTCGATGGCGGGAACCCCCGGGCCGTCTGGCACCGGCTCTACCTCGAGGCCAGCATCCCGCCCGGCTGCGGCATCCGCGTCTTCCTGGCCGCGACGAACACGCCCCTGCGCCCCGGGGACGACGAGGACGGCGAGCCGAGGAACTGGCACGAGCACGTCTTCGGTGACGTGGCTCCGGGGCGCGCCGCGAACCACGTCCCCCGTGGCGTGTGGTTGCCCTCCTCCTCGGAGGTGCCCTTCCACCCCGGACTGATGCCCTGCACCCCCGAGCCAGGACGCCGGGGCCTCTTCACCGCCCTCATCCAGCGCGCGGGCCTGCGCGTGCGGACGCTCCGGGGCCGCTACCTCTGGGTGAAGGTGCAGCTCGTCGGCGATGGCCGCTCCACCCCGGAGCTCTTCGCGCTCCGCGCCCATGCGCCCCGCTTCTCGTACGCCGAGCACTACCTGCCGGAGCTCTACCGGGAGCAACTCTTCGGCGAGGAGACCCACGAAGAGGGCCCGAGCACTCCAGCGGACTTCCTCGAGCGCTTCCTCGGCCTGGCCGAGGGCATCCTCACGCCCATCGAGGATCGCATCGCGAGCGCCTCGCTGCTCACGGAGCCGCGCACGGTGCCGGAGGAGTCGCTGGAGTGGCTGGCCAACTGGATTGGCTTCTCCTTCGACTCCGCCCTCCCGCGCGAGCGGCGGCGGCAGATGATGGAGGCCGCCCCGCGCATCCGCCCCTGGCGCGGCACGCTGCGCGGCCTGTCGCTCGCCCTGGATGCCCTCACGCAGGGCGCCGTGACGCAGGGCGGCCTCGTCATCGTGGAGGAGTTCCGGCTGCGCCGCACCTTCTCCACCATCCTCGGGATCGATCTGACGGACGAGGATGATCCGCTCCTGCCCGGCCTGTACCGCAGCGGCAACTCGTTCGTGGGGGACACACTCTTCCTGGGGGACGAGCAGCACAAGGAGTTCCTCGCCCTCTTCGGGGAGGACATCCCGAACACAGCCCAGGAAGAAGCGGCGGTGGAGGAGTTCTTCCGCCGGCTGGCCCACCGCGTCACGGTGCTGGTGCACCAGGGCTTCGACGCGCGGGAGTTCGGGCTCATCCAGCGCATGGCCGAGTTGGAGAGCCCCGCGCACGTGAGCCTCTCGGTGAAGCTGGCGAGCAAGCCCCTCATGGTGGGGGTGGCCTCACTCATCGGCATCGACACGTACCTGGGCCCGACACCGAAGCCAGAACCCATGCGCGTGGGACACAGCGCGCTCGGAAGCAAGAACCTGATCGAGCGCCCGCCCAGCCTCGACCCACGACTTCACGCAGGAGGTTAG
- a CDS encoding CIS tube protein, with amino-acid sequence MITPKPVPKPEPAKLLVQGRKPIVAHFNPATLRLTLTTKLGLGKKGTKNEGQQVVNEGSAKLSVELIFDTTDTHKNVCDQTVEVARLLGEKERPPPQTTFDWGAFAFTGIVDSYQETLDFFSVEGVPLRSTVSITMTKTKDIFSRGKPTQDGVGWSGGESGGGGGGGSANQAAQVEAPPTGGSTTVTATQAGAPAAGRAIAAMNGEESMRFPRAPTLTVDASVPLAPPAAFTVPGASLAANASLGASLGAGLGATGASASAGFSSSFGGGSSAGIPASQGAFAGLRVSALASAPTARLDTSRLVRNVETYTHAADGDAVFELGGRMKDQGSSLDERKRIRIRFEEE; translated from the coding sequence ATGATCACTCCGAAACCCGTGCCAAAGCCCGAGCCCGCGAAGCTCCTGGTCCAGGGCAGGAAGCCGATCGTGGCCCACTTCAACCCGGCCACGCTGCGGCTCACCCTGACGACCAAGCTCGGCCTGGGCAAGAAGGGCACGAAGAACGAAGGCCAGCAGGTGGTCAACGAGGGCTCGGCGAAGCTCTCGGTGGAGCTCATCTTCGACACGACGGACACGCACAAGAACGTGTGTGACCAGACCGTGGAGGTCGCGCGCCTGCTGGGCGAGAAGGAGCGGCCACCTCCGCAGACCACGTTCGACTGGGGTGCCTTCGCCTTCACCGGCATCGTGGATTCCTACCAGGAAACCCTCGACTTCTTCTCGGTGGAGGGTGTTCCGCTGCGCTCCACGGTCTCCATCACGATGACGAAGACCAAGGACATCTTCTCGCGCGGCAAACCCACGCAGGATGGCGTCGGCTGGAGTGGCGGTGAGAGCGGTGGTGGAGGTGGCGGCGGGAGCGCCAATCAGGCGGCCCAGGTCGAAGCCCCTCCGACAGGAGGCTCCACCACGGTGACCGCCACGCAAGCGGGCGCTCCCGCGGCCGGGCGAGCCATCGCGGCCATGAACGGCGAGGAGAGCATGCGCTTTCCGCGCGCGCCCACGCTCACCGTGGATGCCTCGGTGCCGCTCGCGCCTCCCGCGGCCTTCACGGTCCCGGGAGCGAGCCTCGCCGCCAACGCGAGTCTTGGCGCGAGTCTTGGCGCGGGCCTCGGTGCGACCGGAGCCAGCGCTTCCGCGGGCTTCAGCTCGTCGTTCGGTGGTGGCTCCTCCGCGGGCATCCCGGCATCCCAGGGAGCTTTCGCCGGATTGAGGGTGAGCGCCCTCGCCTCCGCCCCCACCGCGCGCCTCGACACGAGCCGCCTGGTGCGCAACGTGGAGACCTACACCCATGCCGCGGATGGCGACGCCGTCTTCGAGCTGGGCGGACGGATGAAGGATCAGGGCTCGAGCCTCGACGAGAGGAAACGGATCCGCATCCGCTTCGAGGAGGAATGA
- a CDS encoding GPW/gp25 family protein has protein sequence MTNPARPLVGFPLLPVPDERGELHFPTLETSVRQSIEVILRTRPREQLMRPEFGAGLENFIGEPNVLGTRRRIRDLVAESLSRWEPRVDVERIDVLEADDAPSHVRVELVYRLRRTGAIQGLGLTLDLGA, from the coding sequence ATGACGAATCCCGCACGACCCCTGGTGGGCTTCCCGCTCCTGCCCGTTCCCGACGAGCGCGGGGAGCTTCACTTCCCGACGCTCGAGACGAGCGTGCGCCAATCCATCGAGGTCATCCTGCGCACCCGCCCGCGCGAGCAGCTCATGCGCCCCGAGTTCGGCGCGGGCCTGGAGAACTTCATCGGAGAGCCCAACGTGCTGGGGACGCGCCGGCGCATCCGCGACCTGGTGGCGGAGTCCCTGTCCCGCTGGGAGCCACGCGTCGACGTGGAGCGCATCGACGTGCTGGAGGCCGATGACGCGCCCTCTCATGTCCGGGTGGAGCTCGTCTACCGGCTGCGCCGGACGGGCGCGATCCAAGGCCTCGGGCTGACGCTGGATCTCGGAGCCTAG
- a CDS encoding phage late control D family protein: protein MAERALSTSLVYSAHPTVRIDGRASDKVKALLLSMRLTESEGGMSSLELRLENTARFEDGQMDLAFEDESIIRLGASIAIYSGDEAAPREIFRGIITGLEASFEGADVPELIVLAEDALQRARLARRTKVYDDLSIGALAREVAARLNMRPVISGFSESLGTQVQLNESDLAFLRRLLSAHDGDLQVVGEELHVAPRKDVRRGVVELALYSQLHRARVIVDLAHQVTGVTATGWNAIAGRRVSGLGTGENLGPGSGRRGANVLRDTLGERTEHLGDVPATTDDEARAIATAAFDQRARRFVCVEGTAEGNPALRVGTHVSLRGMGRRYDNTYYVVRACHRYDLTRGYETDFEAECAFLGGP from the coding sequence ATGGCTGAACGCGCACTGAGCACATCGCTGGTCTACTCCGCCCACCCCACGGTGCGGATCGACGGCCGTGCTTCCGACAAGGTGAAGGCGCTCCTCCTCTCCATGCGCCTCACGGAGTCGGAGGGGGGCATGTCCTCGCTCGAGCTGCGTCTGGAGAACACGGCGCGCTTCGAGGATGGACAGATGGATCTGGCCTTCGAGGACGAGTCGATCATCCGGCTGGGGGCCTCCATCGCCATCTACTCCGGTGACGAAGCCGCCCCGCGGGAGATCTTCCGGGGGATCATCACGGGCCTGGAGGCGAGCTTCGAGGGCGCCGATGTGCCCGAGCTGATCGTGCTCGCGGAGGATGCACTCCAGCGGGCCCGGCTCGCACGGCGCACCAAGGTCTACGACGACCTCAGCATCGGCGCCCTGGCCCGGGAAGTCGCCGCCCGGTTGAACATGCGCCCCGTCATCTCCGGCTTCTCCGAGAGCCTCGGCACCCAGGTGCAGCTCAACGAGAGTGACCTGGCCTTCCTGCGGCGCCTGCTCTCCGCCCATGACGGCGACCTGCAGGTGGTGGGAGAGGAGCTCCACGTCGCCCCGCGCAAGGACGTGCGCCGGGGGGTGGTGGAGCTCGCGCTCTACAGCCAGCTCCACCGCGCACGCGTCATCGTGGACCTGGCCCACCAGGTCACCGGGGTGACGGCCACCGGGTGGAACGCGATCGCGGGCCGGCGGGTGTCGGGCCTCGGCACCGGAGAGAACCTGGGCCCCGGCTCGGGCCGGCGGGGCGCGAACGTGCTCCGCGACACACTGGGCGAGCGCACGGAGCACCTCGGGGACGTCCCCGCGACGACCGACGACGAGGCACGGGCCATCGCCACCGCGGCCTTCGATCAGCGCGCCCGCCGTTTCGTCTGCGTGGAGGGCACCGCCGAGGGCAACCCCGCCCTTCGCGTGGGCACCCACGTCTCCCTCCGGGGAATGGGCCGCCGCTACGACAACACCTACTACGTCGTGCGCGCCTGCCACCGCTACGACCTGACGCGCGGGTACGAGACCGATTTCGAGGCCGAGTGCGCCTTCCTGGGAGGTCCTTGA
- a CDS encoding phage baseplate assembly protein V → MQPLPVPPPLPRLGGMHGTYLGRVISVNDPEDLARVQVRLVSTPEDTGDADATLWARVAVPFAGAGRGAFLLPDVEDEVALVFVNGDPRQPLVVGGLWNGSARPPETLGGGKQRVDRYTLVSAQGSRIAIVEETQGQATLTLSTPGGQDVTLTQSEGGKLVLKAAGNTVTLDTKGVTVETPLSVKVSASRVEVSAAQVQVNAAMSTFAGIVKCDVLQATTVVAATYTPGAGNVW, encoded by the coding sequence ATGCAGCCCCTGCCCGTTCCACCGCCGCTGCCCCGCCTCGGAGGCATGCATGGCACCTACCTCGGCCGCGTCATCTCCGTGAATGATCCAGAGGATCTCGCTCGCGTGCAGGTCCGCCTGGTGAGCACGCCCGAGGACACGGGGGATGCGGATGCCACCCTCTGGGCCCGTGTCGCCGTCCCCTTCGCCGGTGCAGGGCGTGGCGCCTTCCTGCTGCCCGACGTCGAGGACGAGGTGGCCCTCGTCTTCGTCAATGGAGATCCCCGCCAGCCGCTCGTGGTCGGCGGGCTCTGGAATGGCTCCGCCCGTCCTCCCGAGACGCTCGGCGGCGGCAAGCAGCGCGTGGACCGCTACACGCTCGTGAGCGCGCAGGGCAGCCGCATCGCCATCGTCGAGGAGACGCAGGGACAGGCGACCCTCACCCTGTCCACGCCCGGTGGCCAGGACGTCACCCTCACCCAGTCCGAGGGAGGCAAGCTCGTCCTCAAGGCCGCCGGCAACACGGTCACCCTGGACACGAAGGGTGTCACGGTGGAGACGCCCCTGTCCGTCAAGGTCTCCGCCAGCCGTGTCGAGGTGAGCGCCGCGCAGGTCCAGGTCAACGCGGCCATGTCCACCTTCGCCGGCATCGTCAAGTGCGACGTCCTCCAGGCCACCACCGTCGTGGCCGCGACCTACACGCCTGGAGCTGGAAACGTATGGTAG